A single window of Nicotiana tomentosiformis chromosome 1, ASM39032v3, whole genome shotgun sequence DNA harbors:
- the LOC104113777 gene encoding uncharacterized protein — translation MSKFKKGHLKLNKLYFVTVRSYTLDEFNERMSKIEEIDTHVKAYLYDIGYHKWCRVHATVNRTWTMTSNIAESLNAVTKDARELPVVELLEYIRTLLERWTNEKLLNAKGTFTYLGKKYNKELEDNRTLSQKMRLDELPCPHALAALRHRNKSYENYCSPYYTRESLLQTYEIPVDSLPNESKWNVPEHITEEVVKPPTGKRQPGRPKKQRYKPYDEVNTKKYKVSYGNCGPERHNKRSCRNAPKRK, via the exons ATGTCAAAGTTCAAGAAGGGTCATCTAAAGTTAAACAAATTGTACTTTGTCACGGTACGATCATACACGCTTGATGAATTTAATGAAAGAATGTCAAAGATTGAAGAGATCGACACACATGTTAAAGCATACCTATATGATATTGGCTATCACAAATGGTGTCGAGTACATGCTACGGTGAATAGAACATGGACGATGACATCAAATATTGCAGAGTCATTGAATGCAGTAACCAAAGATGCAAGAGAGCTGCCCGTAGTAGAACTATTAGAGTACATAAGGACTCTTCTTGAACGTTGGACTAATGAAAAGTTATTGAATGCAAAGGGTACGTTCACATACCTTggaaaaaaatacaacaaagagtTGGAGGACAACAGGACATTATCGCAGAAGATGAGA CTTGATGAACTTCCTTGTCCACATGCTTTGGCGGCTTTGAGGCACAGGAACAAGTCTTATGAAAACTATTGTTCTCCTTATTACACGAGGGAGAGTCTTCTGCAGACTTATGAAATACCAGTAGACTCGCTGCCTAATGAAAGCAAATGGAATGTGCCAGAACATATAACTGAAGAAGTTGTAAAGCCACCTACTGGGAAAAGGCAGCCCGGGAGACCTAAAAAACAAAGATACAAACCATATGATGAAGTAAATACAAAGAAGTACAAGGTTTCATATGGCAACTGCGGACCAGAAAGGcataacaaaagatcttgtaggaaTGCTCCTAAAAGGAAATAA